One genomic region from Evansella sp. LMS18 encodes:
- a CDS encoding YuzF family protein — protein MAENRNTQGSVQYISLYDPFLNETLRSLIGRHVVIETGRGTVQGQLMEVKPDHITVQSKDTTFFIRIQEIIWAMPD, from the coding sequence ATGGCTGAGAACAGGAACACGCAGGGGAGTGTGCAGTATATCTCACTGTATGACCCATTCTTAAATGAGACACTGCGGTCGCTTATCGGCAGACATGTAGTTATAGAGACAGGGAGAGGGACTGTGCAGGGACAGTTAATGGAAGTGAAACCTGACCATATAACTGTCCAGAGCAAAGATACGACTTTTTTCATAAGAATCCAGGAAATAATCTGGGCCATGCCAGACTGA